From Skermanella sp. TT6, a single genomic window includes:
- a CDS encoding sulfite exporter TauE/SafE family protein: MQVYLPIAEMSVNGLLVLTMGGVVGFLSGMFGVGGGFLMTPLLIFIGVPPAIAVGTQANQLVAASVSGVLAHWRRKNVDVKMGLVMLVGGAFGTALGVWIFGILQELGQIDLVIALSYVLFLGVIGGLMLIESVGALLRGRKAAVRRKLHKHTWLHGLPFKMRFHRSRLFISALLPGGIGFVGGLLVAIMGIGGGFLLVPAMIYLLGMPTAMVAGTSLFQIIFTTAIATFLQAAANNTVDVMLALLLLVGGVIGAQFGTKASGYLRGEQARALLALLVVAVALRLAFDLVVPPPNLYSITVPVDR; the protein is encoded by the coding sequence ATGCAAGTCTATCTTCCCATTGCAGAAATGTCCGTCAACGGGCTGCTCGTCCTGACCATGGGGGGAGTCGTCGGTTTCCTGTCCGGCATGTTCGGGGTCGGCGGCGGGTTCCTGATGACCCCGCTGCTGATCTTCATCGGCGTCCCGCCGGCGATCGCGGTCGGGACCCAGGCGAACCAGCTGGTCGCCGCCAGCGTCTCCGGCGTGCTCGCCCACTGGCGGCGCAAGAACGTGGACGTCAAGATGGGGCTGGTCATGCTGGTCGGCGGGGCCTTCGGCACCGCGCTGGGCGTCTGGATCTTCGGCATCCTCCAGGAGCTGGGCCAGATCGACCTGGTGATCGCGCTGTCCTACGTGCTGTTCCTGGGCGTGATCGGCGGGCTGATGCTGATCGAGAGCGTGGGCGCGCTGCTGCGCGGGCGCAAGGCCGCCGTCCGGCGCAAGCTGCACAAGCACACCTGGCTGCACGGGCTGCCGTTCAAGATGCGCTTCCACCGCTCGCGCCTGTTCATCAGCGCGCTGCTGCCCGGCGGCATCGGCTTCGTCGGCGGGCTGCTGGTGGCGATCATGGGCATCGGCGGCGGCTTCCTGCTGGTGCCCGCCATGATCTACCTGCTCGGCATGCCGACCGCCATGGTGGCCGGCACCTCGCTGTTCCAGATCATCTTCACCACCGCCATCGCCACCTTCCTCCAGGCGGCGGCCAACAACACGGTGGACGTGATGCTGGCCCTGCTGCTCCTGGTCGGCGGCGTGATCGGCGCCCAGTTCGGCACCAAGGCCAGCGGCTACCTGCGCGGCGAGCAGGCGCGGGCGCTGCTGGCGCTGCTGGTCGTCGCCGTGGCCCTGCGGCTCGCCTTCGACCTTGTCGTGCCGCCGCCCAATCTCTACTCCATCACGGTCCCGGTGGACCGGTGA
- a CDS encoding TIGR02186 family protein: MTRPSVQAGIAAAVLSALLLALLAASGQLPRSAWAQSLVADLSNHLIAINTGFVGTEVVLFGAIDGPGDVAVVVQGPPSEVMVRRKSRIAGIWINAASMEFQQAPSFYSVATNRPLDQIVGDAVLARHEIGLSHLRLVPAASSRAAPDRVREFREALIRNKQELGLYGTAHGQVAFLGERLFRTNVYFPANVPTGAYTVSVFLIRDGDVVSAQTTPLTVSKVGFSAEIFEFAVRQSTLYGISAIIFAVAAGWLAGAIFRKV, translated from the coding sequence GTGACGCGCCCATCCGTTCAGGCCGGGATCGCCGCGGCGGTCCTGTCCGCCCTCCTGCTGGCCCTCCTGGCCGCGAGCGGGCAGCTGCCGCGAAGCGCCTGGGCGCAGTCCCTGGTCGCCGACCTGTCGAACCACCTGATCGCGATCAATACCGGCTTCGTCGGGACCGAGGTCGTGCTGTTCGGCGCCATCGACGGCCCGGGGGACGTGGCCGTGGTCGTCCAGGGCCCGCCCAGCGAGGTGATGGTGCGGCGCAAGTCGCGGATCGCCGGCATCTGGATCAACGCCGCCAGCATGGAATTCCAGCAGGCGCCCAGTTTCTACAGCGTCGCGACCAACCGCCCGCTCGACCAGATCGTCGGCGACGCCGTGCTGGCCCGGCACGAGATCGGCCTGTCGCACCTTCGGCTGGTTCCCGCCGCGTCCAGCCGCGCGGCACCCGACCGGGTGCGGGAGTTCCGTGAGGCGCTGATCCGCAACAAGCAGGAGCTGGGCCTGTACGGCACCGCGCACGGCCAGGTCGCCTTCCTGGGCGAGCGGCTGTTCCGCACCAACGTCTATTTCCCGGCCAACGTGCCGACCGGGGCCTACACGGTCAGCGTCTTCCTGATCCGCGACGGCGACGTGGTCAGCGCCCAGACCACGCCGCTGACGGTCAGCAAGGTGGGTTTCAGCGCCGAGATCTTCGAGTTCGCGGTGAGGCAGTCCACTTTGTACGGAATCTCGGCCATAATCTTCGCGGTGGCGGCCGGCTGGCTGGCCGGCGCGATCTTCCGAAAGGTGTGA
- a CDS encoding universal stress protein has protein sequence MSDPGTTASTTHQRIFLVVVDDSEELNIALTYACLRARNTGGRVALLYVIEPSDFQHWIAVEDIMREERRTEAEQVLQRHAKQVNEITGTLPILYVREGERRDELLGLINEEPSISILVLAAGTGPEGPGPLVTHLAGKGVGKLRIPLTLVPGSLRREQLDLIT, from the coding sequence ATGAGCGATCCCGGGACCACGGCTTCGACCACTCACCAGCGCATCTTCCTGGTGGTGGTCGACGACAGCGAGGAGCTGAACATCGCGCTGACCTACGCCTGCCTCCGGGCGCGCAATACCGGAGGCCGGGTGGCGCTGCTCTACGTGATCGAGCCCAGCGACTTCCAGCACTGGATCGCGGTCGAGGACATCATGCGGGAGGAGCGCCGGACCGAGGCGGAGCAGGTGCTCCAGCGCCACGCCAAGCAGGTGAACGAGATCACCGGCACCCTGCCGATCCTCTATGTCCGCGAGGGCGAGCGGCGCGACGAGCTGCTGGGCCTTATCAACGAGGAGCCGTCGATCTCGATCCTGGTGCTGGCCGCCGGCACCGGCCCGGAAGGCCCCGGTCCGCTGGTCACCCACCTGGCCGGCAAGGGCGTCGGCAAGCTGCGCATCCCCCTGACCCTGGTGCCGGGCAGCCTGAGGCGCGAACAGCTCGACCTGATCACCTGA
- a CDS encoding adenylate/guanylate cyclase domain-containing protein has translation MITEPTLDASPSPPEVGAILSRMELIDWLMEDGRRSASIAALLDAFCKRLIEGGVPLFRAAWQVRMLHPQIRGITFNWLRDRDGVEEIEREHGTELRPEYLNSPIGAIIEGGADAMRYRIEQLEPPYPYTILDDLKAQGGTDYVAMPMRFSTGRLNVATWTSNRPGGFTSDQLTLIYDVMPALSTVLETMALRRLAVNVLDTYVGREAGTRILSGDIRRGTGETLRAVLWYCDLRGFTSLADRLPLADLIGLLNGYFEIMGGVVQARGGEILKFIGDAMLAIFPLPEGTAPDGKVHDALDAALEAVGQMEARNRELQAWGLPTLKAGIAMHVGDVMYGNIGAPDRLDFTVIGPAVNLVSRIEGLCAEMGRPILTSEAFASVCPARLTSLGYQPVKGLREPIQVFGPAA, from the coding sequence ATGATCACCGAGCCGACCCTCGACGCCAGCCCGAGCCCTCCGGAAGTCGGCGCGATCCTCAGCCGGATGGAGCTGATCGACTGGCTGATGGAGGACGGCAGGCGGTCCGCCAGCATCGCGGCGCTGCTCGACGCCTTCTGCAAGCGGCTGATCGAGGGCGGGGTGCCGCTGTTCCGCGCGGCCTGGCAGGTGCGCATGCTCCATCCGCAGATCCGCGGCATCACCTTCAACTGGCTGAGGGACCGGGACGGCGTCGAGGAGATCGAGCGCGAGCACGGCACCGAACTCCGGCCCGAATACCTGAACAGCCCGATCGGCGCGATCATCGAGGGCGGGGCCGACGCCATGCGGTACCGGATCGAGCAGCTGGAGCCGCCCTACCCCTATACGATCCTGGACGACCTGAAGGCGCAGGGCGGCACCGACTACGTGGCCATGCCCATGCGCTTCTCGACCGGCCGGCTGAACGTCGCGACCTGGACGTCCAACCGGCCCGGCGGCTTCACCTCGGACCAGCTCACGCTGATCTACGACGTGATGCCGGCGCTCTCCACCGTGCTGGAGACCATGGCGCTGCGGCGGCTGGCGGTCAACGTGCTGGACACCTATGTCGGGCGCGAGGCCGGCACCCGCATCCTGTCCGGCGATATCCGGCGCGGCACCGGCGAGACCCTGCGCGCCGTGCTGTGGTACTGCGACCTGCGGGGCTTCACCAGCCTGGCGGACCGGCTGCCGCTGGCCGACCTGATCGGCCTTCTGAACGGCTATTTCGAGATCATGGGCGGCGTCGTGCAGGCGCGCGGCGGCGAGATCCTGAAATTCATCGGCGACGCCATGCTGGCGATCTTCCCGCTGCCGGAGGGGACGGCGCCGGACGGCAAGGTCCATGACGCGCTGGACGCAGCATTGGAGGCGGTCGGCCAGATGGAGGCCCGCAACCGCGAGCTCCAGGCCTGGGGGCTGCCGACCCTGAAGGCCGGCATCGCCATGCATGTCGGCGACGTCATGTACGGCAATATCGGCGCGCCGGACCGACTGGACTTCACCGTGATCGGGCCGGCGGTCAACCTGGTCAGCCGGATCGAGGGACTGTGCGCCGAGATGGGCCGGCCGATCCTGACATCGGAGGCGTTCGCGTCGGTCTGCCCGGCGCGCCTGACCTCGCTGGGCTACCAGCCGGTCAAGGGCCTGAGGGAGCCGATCCAGGTGTTCGGCCCGGCGGCGTGA
- a CDS encoding NifU family protein codes for MFIQTEQTPNPATLKFLPGRDVLGRGTADFPTPGDAARSPLAQRLFEIDGVAGVFLGGDFVTITKGEDRDWYLLKPSILGVIMEHFTAGRPVLIETAADDNAAHEDDDEIVAQIKELLDTRVRPAVAQDGGDITFQGFEDGVVYLNMKGSCAGCPSSTATLKAGIENMLRHYIPEVVEVRQNAAY; via the coding sequence ATGTTTATTCAGACCGAACAGACCCCCAACCCCGCGACCCTGAAATTCCTGCCCGGGCGCGACGTCCTCGGGCGGGGCACGGCCGACTTCCCGACGCCCGGGGATGCAGCCCGCTCGCCGCTGGCGCAACGGCTGTTCGAGATCGACGGCGTCGCCGGCGTGTTCCTGGGGGGCGACTTCGTCACCATCACCAAGGGCGAGGACCGGGACTGGTACCTTCTGAAGCCGTCCATCCTGGGCGTCATCATGGAGCATTTCACCGCCGGACGCCCCGTCCTGATCGAGACGGCCGCCGACGACAACGCCGCGCACGAGGACGACGACGAGATCGTCGCCCAGATCAAGGAACTGCTCGACACCCGGGTCCGCCCCGCGGTGGCCCAGGACGGCGGGGACATCACCTTCCAGGGATTCGAGGACGGCGTCGTCTACCTCAACATGAAGGGCTCGTGCGCCGGCTGCCCCAGCTCGACCGCGACCCTGAAGGCCGGCATCGAGAACATGCTGCGCCACTACATCCCCGAAGTGGTCGAAGTCCGCCAGAACGCCGCCTACTGA
- a CDS encoding polysaccharide deacetylase family protein, whose protein sequence is MALKLFHMAPPVRRLAAALFCLTLLGGGRVHGEVPVSGPPDQGAGAVVFAYGRFGEDQYGPVSIGLDQFEQHLEELADGAYTVMPLPAVLDRLRRGAPLPDRTVALTIDDAHRSVYREAFPRLKKAGLPFTLFVAPDPIDAGAETHMTWAQVREVARAGAAIGVLPAAGLSMPQRTVQQNAADLARAVERVEAELGVRPTLLAYPFGSYSLAVSDLARRQGFDAAFSQSSGVAHARSDALALPRFFMNESFGGIDRFRLAANALPLAVADVTPADPMLRSPPALNPPSVGFTVTGELRDLDRLACFVSGQGRATLERLDGNRIELRIAEEMPPGRTRLNCTLPAADGRWRWFGMQFLVPDP, encoded by the coding sequence ATGGCCTTGAAGCTGTTCCACATGGCACCGCCGGTCCGCCGGCTCGCCGCCGCCCTTTTCTGCCTGACCCTGCTCGGCGGGGGCCGGGTCCATGGCGAGGTGCCGGTTTCCGGGCCGCCGGACCAGGGCGCCGGCGCTGTCGTGTTCGCCTATGGCCGTTTCGGCGAGGACCAGTACGGCCCCGTCAGCATCGGGCTGGACCAGTTCGAGCAGCACCTGGAGGAACTGGCCGACGGCGCCTATACGGTGATGCCCCTGCCGGCGGTCCTCGACAGGTTGCGGCGGGGCGCCCCCCTGCCGGACCGGACGGTGGCGCTGACCATCGACGACGCCCACCGCTCCGTCTACCGCGAGGCCTTCCCGCGGCTGAAGAAGGCCGGCCTGCCCTTCACCCTGTTCGTGGCGCCGGACCCGATCGATGCCGGCGCCGAGACCCACATGACCTGGGCGCAGGTACGGGAGGTCGCGAGGGCGGGCGCCGCCATCGGCGTGCTGCCGGCCGCCGGCCTGTCGATGCCCCAGCGCACGGTGCAGCAGAACGCCGCCGACCTGGCCAGGGCGGTGGAGCGGGTCGAGGCGGAGCTGGGCGTGCGGCCGACCCTGCTGGCCTATCCGTTCGGCAGCTACAGCCTCGCGGTAAGCGACCTGGCGCGGCGCCAGGGGTTCGACGCCGCGTTCAGCCAGTCCTCGGGCGTGGCGCATGCCCGTTCCGATGCGCTGGCGCTGCCCCGTTTCTTCATGAACGAGTCGTTCGGCGGCATCGACCGCTTCCGGCTGGCCGCCAACGCCTTGCCGCTCGCGGTCGCCGACGTGACGCCGGCCGACCCGATGCTGCGGTCCCCGCCGGCGCTGAACCCGCCCAGCGTCGGCTTCACCGTCACCGGGGAGCTGCGGGACCTGGACCGGCTGGCCTGCTTCGTGTCGGGCCAGGGCCGGGCGACGCTGGAACGGCTCGACGGCAACCGGATCGAGCTGCGGATCGCCGAGGAGATGCCCCCCGGCCGGACCCGGCTGAACTGCACGCTGCCGGCGGCCGACGGCCGCTGGCGCTGGTTCGGCATGCAGTTCCTGGTGCCGGACCCGTGA
- the ddpX gene encoding D-alanyl-D-alanine dipeptidase, translating into MTLLEIASPDVDIDLIYATPANITGRAIYRRAVCLLHPDAAAALDRAARLALGQGCRLRVYDAFRPVEAQWSLWRAFPDPEFIADPRQGSTHARGVAVDLTLADAGGTPLDMGTPFDDLTPLSHHGSTAVPPAAQANRSRLLGIMTAAGWRHYASEWWHYQLPDAGRYPLLWDGAAGGRIM; encoded by the coding sequence ATGACGTTGTTAGAGATTGCGTCGCCCGATGTCGATATCGACCTGATTTACGCGACCCCGGCCAACATCACCGGGCGGGCGATCTATCGCCGGGCCGTCTGCCTGCTGCATCCCGACGCCGCGGCGGCGCTCGACCGGGCGGCCCGGCTGGCGCTGGGCCAGGGATGCCGGCTCAGGGTCTACGACGCGTTCCGCCCGGTGGAGGCCCAGTGGAGCCTGTGGCGGGCCTTCCCCGACCCGGAATTCATCGCCGACCCGCGGCAGGGCTCCACCCACGCGCGCGGCGTCGCGGTCGACCTGACGCTGGCGGACGCCGGCGGCACGCCGCTCGACATGGGGACTCCGTTCGACGACCTGACGCCGCTGTCGCATCACGGGTCTACGGCGGTCCCGCCGGCCGCCCAGGCCAACCGCAGCAGGCTGCTGGGCATCATGACGGCGGCGGGCTGGCGGCATTACGCGTCGGAATGGTGGCACTACCAGCTGCCGGACGCCGGACGCTATCCCCTGCTGTGGGACGGAGCCGCCGGCGGCCGGATCATGTGA
- the tsaB gene encoding tRNA (adenosine(37)-N6)-threonylcarbamoyltransferase complex dimerization subunit type 1 TsaB, with the protein MKILGMDSATGACSAALWSDGAVVARRFAAMDRGQSEVMIPMVQAVLDEAGVTFGRLDGLGVTVGPGAFTGLRIGLAAARGIALASGLPLVGVTSFEAVAHGVPSAERSGCPLLVALESRREDVFVQSFDSELNPLDEPRAVRPADLDLPEGPWLVAGDAAARLAAALGAREGGMPACLRIAAGPGLPDAAHVARLVALRGLAGAGAGPPQPLYIRPPDVTLPAPRTR; encoded by the coding sequence ATGAAGATCCTCGGCATGGACAGCGCCACCGGCGCCTGTTCCGCGGCGCTCTGGTCCGACGGCGCCGTGGTCGCCCGGCGCTTCGCCGCGATGGATCGCGGCCAGTCCGAGGTCATGATCCCCATGGTCCAGGCGGTGCTGGACGAGGCCGGCGTGACGTTCGGCCGGCTCGACGGGCTCGGCGTCACGGTCGGGCCGGGCGCCTTCACCGGCCTGCGGATCGGGCTGGCCGCCGCGCGCGGGATCGCCCTGGCCTCCGGGCTGCCGCTCGTCGGGGTCACCAGCTTCGAGGCGGTCGCCCACGGCGTGCCCTCGGCGGAGCGCTCCGGATGCCCGCTGCTGGTCGCCCTCGAGTCGCGGCGAGAAGATGTTTTCGTCCAATCATTCGATAGCGAACTTAATCCGCTGGACGAGCCCCGGGCCGTGAGGCCCGCGGACCTGGACCTGCCGGAAGGCCCCTGGCTGGTGGCCGGCGACGCGGCTGCCCGCTTGGCCGCCGCCCTGGGCGCGCGGGAAGGGGGCATGCCAGCATGTCTCCGCATCGCCGCCGGTCCCGGATTGCCCGATGCCGCTCACGTGGCCCGGCTGGTGGCCCTGCGCGGCCTCGCCGGAGCCGGGGCGGGTCCGCCTCAGCCCCTCTATATCCGCCCGCCCGACGTCACGCTGCCGGCGCCCCGGACGCGATGA
- a CDS encoding GNAT family N-acetyltransferase, with amino-acid sequence MFAFLADAGLPGEPRPVGFVLARVAAGEGEVITICIVPGARRAGAGRALLAAAADTARECGAESLFLEVAEDNSPALCLYRRRGFLEIGRRPNYYRRIDGAIAAIVMKLELFQPNTNHS; translated from the coding sequence ATGTTCGCCTTCCTCGCGGACGCCGGTCTCCCAGGGGAGCCGCGCCCCGTCGGTTTCGTCCTGGCCCGCGTCGCGGCGGGGGAAGGGGAGGTTATAACCATCTGCATAGTTCCCGGAGCGCGCCGTGCCGGCGCCGGACGGGCCCTGCTCGCCGCGGCGGCGGACACGGCGAGGGAATGCGGTGCCGAAAGCCTGTTCCTGGAGGTCGCCGAGGACAACAGCCCGGCCCTTTGCCTGTATAGGCGCCGGGGATTCCTCGAAATTGGTCGCAGGCCCAACTACTATCGTCGAATAGACGGAGCAATCGCGGCTATTGTCATGAAGTTGGAACTATTCCAACCGAATACGAACCATAGTTAA
- a CDS encoding sulfurtransferase TusA family protein, which produces MSADYFLDITADVCPLTFVRTKLRVERMAPGETLEVRLNAGEPLENVPRSLIELGHSVQGPEPENPSASEGVHRLWVIKR; this is translated from the coding sequence ATGTCAGCGGATTACTTCCTCGATATCACAGCGGACGTCTGCCCGTTAACCTTTGTCCGGACCAAGTTGCGGGTCGAGCGCATGGCCCCCGGCGAAACCCTCGAAGTCCGCTTGAATGCTGGAGAACCCTTGGAAAACGTGCCCAGATCGTTGATCGAGCTGGGCCACTCCGTACAGGGACCAGAACCGGAAAATCCCAGCGCTTCGGAGGGGGTCCACCGGCTCTGGGTGATCAAGCGTTAA
- a CDS encoding MucR family transcriptional regulator, with amino-acid sequence MNNGSPSNELLSLTTEIVAAHVSNNTVAVTDLPQLIEQVYRTLANVGVEPAPVVERPQPAVPIKKSVTPEYIVCLEDGKKLKMLKRHLKTAYDMTPEEYRDRWQLPPDYPMVAPNYAKQRSKLAKQIGLGTRARRGAA; translated from the coding sequence ATGAACAACGGATCCCCATCCAACGAGCTGTTGTCTCTGACGACAGAGATCGTGGCTGCTCATGTTTCCAACAATACAGTGGCCGTTACAGACCTGCCTCAACTGATCGAGCAGGTCTACAGGACCCTCGCCAATGTTGGCGTCGAGCCGGCGCCGGTCGTGGAGCGCCCCCAGCCAGCGGTTCCGATCAAGAAGTCGGTTACTCCGGAGTATATAGTCTGTCTGGAGGATGGCAAGAAGCTCAAAATGCTGAAGCGGCATCTGAAAACCGCTTACGACATGACGCCGGAGGAATATCGCGACCGGTGGCAGCTGCCCCCCGATTATCCCATGGTCGCGCCGAACTACGCCAAGCAGCGGAGCAAGCTGGCCAAGCAGATCGGCCTCGGCACCCGCGCCCGGCGCGGAGCGGCCTGA
- a CDS encoding GNAT family N-acetyltransferase, with amino-acid sequence MSDLMIDQLVRSDLRSGNLEVRLAESSAEVDAAQALRYRVFYTEMAARPTAEMAARGRDFDGFDRVCDHLLVIDHNLGSGASGVVGTYRLIRRPAARSAGRFYSSDEYDISLLAGYPGEVLELGRSCVDAAYRSRPTMQLLWRGIAAYVFQYDIALMFGCASLPGTDPRKLALPLSFLHHNHLAPPGLRPVALPDRYTGMNLMEEHEIDMRAALNLLPPLIKGYLRLGGFVGDGAVIDEQFNTTDVCIVVKTDQVTDKYSKHYERRRDALVS; translated from the coding sequence ATGTCCGACCTCATGATCGATCAGCTTGTCCGGAGCGATCTCCGCTCAGGCAACCTGGAAGTCCGGCTGGCCGAATCCTCGGCCGAGGTTGATGCAGCCCAGGCGCTGCGATACCGAGTGTTCTACACCGAGATGGCGGCCCGGCCGACCGCGGAAATGGCGGCCCGGGGCAGGGATTTCGACGGTTTCGACAGGGTCTGCGACCATCTGCTGGTCATCGACCACAACCTGGGCTCCGGTGCCTCCGGCGTGGTCGGGACCTACCGGCTGATCCGCCGTCCCGCCGCCCGCTCCGCCGGCCGGTTCTATTCCAGCGACGAGTACGATATCTCGCTGCTGGCGGGCTATCCGGGAGAGGTCCTGGAACTGGGCCGCTCCTGCGTGGACGCGGCGTACCGTTCCCGGCCGACCATGCAGCTCCTGTGGCGCGGCATCGCCGCCTATGTGTTCCAGTACGACATCGCGCTGATGTTCGGCTGCGCCAGCCTGCCGGGCACCGATCCGCGGAAGCTGGCCCTGCCGCTCTCCTTCCTGCACCACAACCACCTGGCTCCCCCCGGGCTGCGGCCGGTGGCGCTGCCGGACCGCTACACCGGCATGAACCTGATGGAAGAGCACGAGATCGACATGCGGGCGGCCCTGAACCTGCTGCCGCCGCTGATCAAGGGCTATCTCCGCCTCGGCGGCTTCGTCGGTGACGGCGCCGTGATCGACGAGCAGTTCAACACCACCGACGTCTGCATCGTGGTCAAGACCGACCAGGTCACCGACAAGTATTCCAAGCATTACGAGCGGCGGCGGGACGCCCTGGTATCGTGA
- a CDS encoding lysophospholipid acyltransferase family protein, with protein sequence MMRAREPDGSMGSPLLGIARLTVYGVFTVLLMPVQALLVWLRSPLRHRLPRAYHAACTRILGLRVAVTGRPALSRPTLVVSNHSSYLDIIVLGSLVPGSFVAKTEVGGWPFFGLLAKLQQTVFVDRKARNAGTHRDDMRSRLEDGDILILFPEGTSSDGNRTLPFKTALFSVAALRVDDRPIKVQPVSITAVKLDGIPLGRALRPFYAWYGDMELVGHVWQMVKLGRVTVQVEFHEPVDVEAFGSRKALADHCWRVVAAGVDRAVSGRGAAAPAPRRPAASEGAGGSAVAGAAAG encoded by the coding sequence ATGATGAGGGCGCGCGAACCCGACGGCTCCATGGGGTCGCCCCTGCTCGGCATCGCCCGCCTGACGGTCTACGGCGTCTTCACGGTCCTGCTGATGCCGGTGCAGGCCCTGCTGGTGTGGCTGCGCTCGCCCCTGCGCCACCGCCTTCCCAGGGCATACCACGCCGCCTGCACCCGCATCCTGGGCCTGCGGGTCGCCGTGACCGGCCGGCCGGCGCTGTCGCGTCCCACGCTCGTCGTCTCCAACCATTCCTCCTACCTGGACATCATCGTCCTGGGCTCGCTGGTTCCCGGTTCCTTCGTCGCCAAGACCGAGGTGGGGGGATGGCCCTTCTTCGGCCTTCTGGCCAAGCTCCAGCAGACGGTGTTCGTCGACCGCAAGGCGCGCAACGCCGGAACCCACCGCGACGACATGCGCAGCCGGCTGGAGGACGGCGACATCCTGATCCTGTTCCCCGAAGGGACCTCCTCCGACGGCAACCGGACCCTGCCGTTCAAGACGGCTTTGTTCAGCGTCGCTGCGCTTCGTGTGGATGACCGTCCGATCAAGGTCCAGCCGGTATCGATCACCGCGGTCAAGCTGGACGGCATCCCCCTGGGGCGGGCGCTGCGGCCGTTCTACGCCTGGTACGGCGACATGGAGCTGGTCGGCCATGTCTGGCAGATGGTCAAGCTGGGCCGGGTGACGGTGCAGGTGGAATTCCACGAGCCGGTCGACGTGGAGGCGTTCGGCAGCCGCAAGGCGCTGGCCGACCATTGCTGGCGTGTGGTCGCCGCCGGGGTCGACCGGGCGGTCTCGGGGCGGGGGGCCGCGGCGCCGGCGCCGCGCCGCCCGGCAGCCTCGGAAGGGGCCGGCGGAAGCGCCGTGGCGGGCGCCGCGGCCGGGTGA
- a CDS encoding phasin family protein translates to MMIASPRAIAAHRRNLGRLVAAGQDLARTAEKTQEMALASVQTIGYRTAMMMQAVGDPVAMTNPEFTLMGQEKIEAAIQSHHAMMDSYKAMFEGWSAWVMGQAGTTTKAVTELATCRTPADIVRVQQNYVQCSFVNAANAATKLTEAVIRMADAGLVPIHKVASANAARLANEHA, encoded by the coding sequence ATGATGATCGCTTCCCCGCGCGCTATCGCCGCCCACCGCCGCAATCTCGGCCGCCTCGTCGCAGCAGGGCAGGATCTCGCGCGCACCGCCGAGAAGACCCAGGAGATGGCTCTCGCCTCGGTGCAGACGATCGGTTACCGCACCGCCATGATGATGCAGGCGGTCGGCGATCCCGTGGCGATGACCAATCCGGAATTCACGCTGATGGGGCAGGAGAAGATCGAGGCCGCCATCCAGTCCCACCACGCGATGATGGACAGCTACAAGGCCATGTTCGAGGGCTGGAGCGCGTGGGTCATGGGCCAGGCCGGCACGACCACCAAGGCCGTGACGGAGCTGGCGACCTGCCGCACGCCCGCCGACATCGTCCGCGTCCAGCAGAACTACGTCCAGTGCAGCTTCGTCAATGCCGCGAACGCGGCGACCAAGCTGACCGAGGCCGTGATCCGCATGGCCGACGCGGGGCTGGTGCCGATCCACAAGGTGGCTTCCGCGAACGCCGCGCGCCTGGCCAACGAGCACGCCTGA